Genomic DNA from Leucobacter triazinivorans:
AGTTCGCGCTCGCGGGCGAACCCTACGAGCGGCGCTCGCCGCAGGAGAGCATCCGGCGCGGGATCGGATTCGTGCCGGGCGACCGGGCGAAGTACGGCTCGGTGCGACCGTTGACCGCTCGCGAGAACATGACCCTGCCCAACTTCTCCGAGTTGACGACACCTTTCGGTACGGTCGACGAGCGCGCCGAGCGCCGCCACGCCGCGCAGCTCATCGCGGAGTACGGGGTGCGACCCCCGCGCCCCGAGCAGGTGTTCTCCCAGTTCTCGGGCGGTAACCAGCAGAAGATCGTGTTCGCCAAGTGGCTGCGCAACGACCCTTCGCTCCTGCTGTTGGAGGAACCGACGCAGGGTGTGGACATCGGGGCGAAGCGCGCGATCTACGACGCTGTGGACCGCGTGGCTTCCGCGGGAACCGCGGTGCTCGTCTGCTCCTCTGACGCGAAAGAACTCGTACGCCTGTGCGACCGCGTCCTGGTGCTGCGCGACGGACGTGTGGGCGCCGAACTCTCGGGGGACAGCCTCACCGAGTCACGACTGATCATGGAGGGCTACGGCCTGATGAGCGAGGAATCGAAATGAAGAAGACGGAAACCATCGCGTTGCAGCAGGTGGCGCAGGAGCCGCCGGTGAAGAGTCGGGTGCTCTCCCTGATCTCCTTCCGCAACATCAGCGCGATCTACATCTTCGTGGTGCTGTTCGTGATCTTCGCGCTGATCACCCCGAAGACCTTCCTCACGGCGGGTACCTGGCTCGTGCTCCTCGACGCGCAGTCGATCACGGTGCTGGCCGCGATCGCGGTGCTTGTGCCGCTGGTCTGCGGCGTGTTCAACCTCGCCATCGGCGCAGAGGTCGGATTCGCCGTGATCTTCGTCGCAGTACTGCAGGTGAAGCTCGACCTGCCGTGGGGCCTCGCGGCACCGCTCGCGATCCTCGCGGGCGCGCTCATCGGCATCATCTCCGGCCTGCTCGTGACGAAGGCGAAGATCGACTCGTTCATCGCCACTCTCGGCATGAGCTCCGTGCTGACCGCCGCCTTGGCCTACCTGTCCGAGAGTCGACAGATCATCGGGCTGCAGGACGGCTTCCGCATGCTTGCGACCAGTGGCATCCCGCTCTCAGCGGCGAACCCCAACTTCAAGATCAGCACGCCGGTGTTCATCATGCTCTTCGTCGCCCTCCTCGTCTGGTTCGTGCTGGAGCGCACACCGTTCGGCCGCCGGATGTACGCCGTGGGGTACAACCCGGACGGCGCCAGGCTGTCGGGCGTGAACGTCGACCGCATCAAGATCATCTCCCTCGTCGTCGGTGGCATCATCGCTTCGCTCGCCGGCACTCTCCTCGCCTCGCGGATCAACGCCGGCGACCCCACCGTCGGGCCGGACATGCTTCTCCCCGCGCTCACCGCGGTCTTTCTCGGATCGACGCAGTTCCGCGGTGGACGATTCAACGTGTGGGGCACCGTCGTCTCCGTGTACGTGCTGGCCGTCGGCATCAAGGGCTTGCAGCTGCTCGGCGCCCAGGGCTGGGTGAGCGACCTGTTCAACGGCGTTGCGCTGCTCGCCGCGGTCGGGCTCTCGAAGTGGGAGCGCACCTCCCGGCGCGCGGGCGCGATTCGCCGAGTCCTGCCCTTCCGTAAGAAGTCCTCCGCCTGAGCCGCGGCACTGCCGGGCGCCACGTCGGGCTGCACCGCATCATGGCGCATGACGATTCGACAGAACGGGGGAAGGCGCATGGCGCAACGTGCATCGCACGCGCGGTCCGCGGCGATCGCCATCGCCGCGGCGATCGCCGCCGGAGTCGGCGTTTCTGCTCAGACCTCGGTGAACGGCCACGTCAATGTCGTCGTCGACTCCGCAGTGCTCGCGACGGCGATCAACCACAGCAGCGCGCTCGTGCTCGCCACAGCGTTCGCTCTGGTGACCGGGGCCTTCCCCCGCGCCCGCGCGACGCTGCGCAGTCAGCAGGTCCGGCTGCGCCCCTGGTGGTTCCTCGGCGGCCTGATGGGGTTCGTCGGCGTGCTCATCGTGATCTCCGTCACTCCCGTGCTCGGTGTCGTGGTCGTCGGCGTCGCCGTCACCCTCGGGCAGCTCGCCGGGTCGGTGATCGCCGATTCCGGCGGGCTCGGCCCGGGCGGACGGCGTCCGCTGACCGCGTTCCGCGCGATCGGCATCGTCGTCGCCATCGCGGCGATCGCCGTCGGCGCGATCGGGCGGATCGCGCTCGACAACGTCTGGCTGGTGCCGCTGATCGTTCTCTCGGGTGCGCTCATCGCGATTCAGCAGGCTGCGAACGCCTGGCTCGTGGTCGTCACCGGCGAGTTCTCCGTGATGTCCGTCATCAACTTCTCCGTCACGCTCGTCTTCGTGCTGATCGCTCTGCTGATCTCGGCGTCGACCAGCGACATCGACTTCGCAGCGATCCCGTACTGGGCGCCGCTGGGCGGGGTCCTCGGCGCGGTGATCGGCGTCGTCTCTGCGCTTACCGTGCGAACCGTCGGGGTGCTGAGCGTGATGCTCTGCGTGGCGGCCGGGCAGGCGCTCGGCGGTATCGTCCTCGACCTCGTCGTCCCGGTCGATCGTGTCGGGCTCACCGCAGCCTCCGTTTGCAGCGCTGTGCTCGCTGTCCTCGCTGTCACGATCGCGAGTCTGCACGCCGGGCCCCGCGCCTCGCGCCGGCGCGGCCGCCGATCCCTGGCTCCCGCACTCCCGCAGGAGGCGCACTGATGGCGCGGCGCGTGCGCGCGGCGCTCGCCGAGATCGGGGCGACCGAATTCCGGGTCGCCGAGATCCGGCTGCGCGATCCCGGCCCACGCGACGTCGTCGTCGAACTCGCCGCGAGCGCGTTCTGCATCAGCGACTGGATCGCCCTGCGCGGCGATATGGGGCTGGAAGAGAATGGCACGCTGCCCGCAGTACTCGGCCACTCTGCCGTCGGCACAATCACCGAGGTCGGGGCGGAGTCGGCGCTCCTCCCGGGGACCCGCGTAGTGCTCACGGCCACGCCGGAGTGCGGCGCGTGCTTCTGGTGCCTCGCAGGGCGCATCGACCAGTGCGCCGGGCTCTTCACGGGCGCCCCTGTGCTCGGCACGCTCGCCGACGGTCGCGAGGTGTTCGCGCCGGGTGCGACCGGGGCATACGCTGAGGCAACGGTCATCCGCGACACGCAGGTGTGGCCCGTCGATGACGAGCTTCCGGACGCGTGGCTCGCCATGCTCGGCTGCGGCATCGTCTCCGGCGCCGGAGCGGTGGTCAACGTCGCCCAGGTGACCCCCGGCAGCTCGGTGCTGGTGGTCGGCTGCGGCCAGATCGGGCTGTGGATGATTCAGGCGGCGCGGATCCTCGGCGCGACGACGATCATCGCCGCCGAGACCTCCCCGGCGCGTGCTGCCCTCGCGGCCCGCGTCGGGGCGACCCGGGTCGTGGATCCCTCCACCGAGTCGCTGCTCGACGTCGTGCGTGCGGAGACCGGCGGTCGTGGCGCAGACTTCGGCTTCGACGCGGGCGGCACCACCGATGCGGTAGAGCAGGCATTCCTCGGCACCCGGAACGGCGGGGTGACGACCCTCACCTCGTATGTCGCCCGCGACACGCGGGTCTCGCTCCCGCTGTACGATCTGGCGCTGCGCGGGCGCGATGTGCGCAGCTCGCAAAGTGGCCGCCTCGACATGCGGCGCGACATCGCCAGGTTGCTCCCCTGGTTGGCAGACGGCAGCTTCGATGTCCGCGCTATGCTCGGCGGCATCCGTCCGCTCGACGAGATCGCCCTCACGCTCGCGGCGGCACGCGAGCGGCGAGAGATCACCCCGATCATCTCGTTCTCCCACTGACTCGCAGGCACCCTATTCGTGCGCCGCATC
This window encodes:
- a CDS encoding zinc-binding dehydrogenase, whose amino-acid sequence is MARRVRAALAEIGATEFRVAEIRLRDPGPRDVVVELAASAFCISDWIALRGDMGLEENGTLPAVLGHSAVGTITEVGAESALLPGTRVVLTATPECGACFWCLAGRIDQCAGLFTGAPVLGTLADGREVFAPGATGAYAEATVIRDTQVWPVDDELPDAWLAMLGCGIVSGAGAVVNVAQVTPGSSVLVVGCGQIGLWMIQAARILGATTIIAAETSPARAALAARVGATRVVDPSTESLLDVVRAETGGRGADFGFDAGGTTDAVEQAFLGTRNGGVTTLTSYVARDTRVSLPLYDLALRGRDVRSSQSGRLDMRRDIARLLPWLADGSFDVRAMLGGIRPLDEIALTLAAARERREITPIISFSH
- a CDS encoding ABC transporter permease — encoded protein: MKKTETIALQQVAQEPPVKSRVLSLISFRNISAIYIFVVLFVIFALITPKTFLTAGTWLVLLDAQSITVLAAIAVLVPLVCGVFNLAIGAEVGFAVIFVAVLQVKLDLPWGLAAPLAILAGALIGIISGLLVTKAKIDSFIATLGMSSVLTAALAYLSESRQIIGLQDGFRMLATSGIPLSAANPNFKISTPVFIMLFVALLVWFVLERTPFGRRMYAVGYNPDGARLSGVNVDRIKIISLVVGGIIASLAGTLLASRINAGDPTVGPDMLLPALTAVFLGSTQFRGGRFNVWGTVVSVYVLAVGIKGLQLLGAQGWVSDLFNGVALLAAVGLSKWERTSRRAGAIRRVLPFRKKSSA
- a CDS encoding DMT family transporter translates to MAQRASHARSAAIAIAAAIAAGVGVSAQTSVNGHVNVVVDSAVLATAINHSSALVLATAFALVTGAFPRARATLRSQQVRLRPWWFLGGLMGFVGVLIVISVTPVLGVVVVGVAVTLGQLAGSVIADSGGLGPGGRRPLTAFRAIGIVVAIAAIAVGAIGRIALDNVWLVPLIVLSGALIAIQQAANAWLVVVTGEFSVMSVINFSVTLVFVLIALLISASTSDIDFAAIPYWAPLGGVLGAVIGVVSALTVRTVGVLSVMLCVAAGQALGGIVLDLVVPVDRVGLTAASVCSAVLAVLAVTIASLHAGPRASRRRGRRSLAPALPQEAH